The Verrucomicrobium spinosum DSM 4136 = JCM 18804 DNA segment GTTCGGCACCTCTCCTTCCGGGGCATCATCCAGAGCCCCAGTAAATGCCGTCAGCTTCATCTGCCGGCAGAAGCTCAGCGTGCCCAGGGAAAAGGGGCGCAGAGTCAAGCCCCCCACGTTCATTCCGCCTTCAGCAAAGGCCTTTTCAAGCGCGGTCTCACGTGCCGCCCCCGTCGTAGTGTCCATGTTGTTGTTTCCTTTTTGTGTTGCCAGGCAGGGCACCGATTACTGGCGCGCCTGTTCAAATTCTCTCAGCATCTCCGCCCGCTCCTCATCCGTGGCATCCTGAGGAATCAGCACGATAGAGGTATGCTCCCCATCACTCTCCGTGATCTTCTCCAGCGGCTTGCGCTCCTTCACGCGCTTCACGAGGCCCGCCCGCGTGCCCCACAGTGCCCGCATGTACGAGATGGGATGATCCGGATTCGCCCGGCACCATTCCACATCGTCAAAGCGTTTCACCAGCTCCGCCAGGGTGATGGTCTCCGCCGGAAAATTGGGGCGGAAGGTCGCGGTGGAATCCGCATCGAAAGTCCATACATGCTCACGATGCAGCACGCCGTCCCTATCCTCCACCGTGTCCAGCAGACACTTGTCACTGGAGAAAGCAATGCCGCTCGCCAGGGCCACCGATACCTGCCCCAGCGTAGGGCTCTGGATCGGACTCCCCGTGCCCTTGATGAATGTGATTCCTTGTCCCTTTTCCATGTCACCTTGCCAGGTTCATCAGGCCGCCGCCGGCCAGTTCTTGGCCGACACCGCCCACTCGTTGCGCGTATCGTGATGCTCCGTCTCATCCGTGTTGAGCACGATGGTCTTGCCACCCGTTACACCCACCACGGCCAGCTCTTCCTCACCAGCCAGCAGACCGTCAGGGAGATCCCCCTTGCCTTCCAGGCTGATATCAAATTTCGGGTCCCGCGCATCCCCCTCCTCGATTTCATCGTCAATGTTCAGCAGCGGCTCATCCTCCGTCAGAGACTTCTCAATCTCCACCTTCAGGCAGAGCGTGTACTCCACCTCAGTGATGGCCAGCGGATTCAAGGCAGCAGGCATATTAAAAAAACGATGTGTAGTTTCCTAACTCTTAACTCCTAACGTCTAACCCCTAACTCAATCAGGGCTCTTCAGGCTCCGTATAGACCCCGTTCTGTAAGATCCTGCCCGTGTACTCAAACATAGCCCTTTTACCCAGTTCCTTCGTCTTCTTCGCCTTGATCACCTTCACGGTTCCCACCGTGATCGTCCCGGCCGTCACCGTGGCAAAGGCCGCTTCACCCACGCCCTTCACCGTGACCTCACCCTTGATGTGTCCTCTCTGATCCGCATAGACCGTCACGCCCAGGTTGTTCTTTTCCTCCACCACCTCCACAGGCATGGACTTTTTGCTTTCGTGCGCGAACCCCCCAATAGGGGCCGCGATCAGCACGGGATCATCTGTGACTCCAATGTGGGACGACATACCCGCCCGCAGGTGTCAAACCCCCAGCTCAAGCTCCGGCGCGTTGCACATGGTCTTCGCCCGGTCAAACGGTGCACCACAGAGATCCACGTGCTGCTCAGGCGTGCCGATCTTCTCCACCTTGATCACCTTCACCCCCAGCTTCAGCGCCGTACCTTGCAACCTGGCCATGTCCTGATCCAGCAGGTGGGCAATCACAGGATACCGGCGAAACAACGGGTGCCCCATGTTCAACGTGTGCAAATGCAACGCCTGGCCGCCCGCCACCGAGTACGCCACCGCCGCCCGCAGCTCCATCATCTCAAAGCGTTTCATATCATTGTTGGAGTACCGCCTTTAGGCGGAATCAGTTTCAGGTCTTCTGTCTTTCGTCTTCCCGTCTTCTGTCTGGAGCGCAGCGACTACGCCATCTCCAGCGCGAACGTGTACCGCAGCGTCGTCTTGAACATCCCACTCCCATGAGCATCCACGGGCTCGATGAAATACCACCCCTGCACATTCGCCCCGGCCGCCGTCACCATCGCCGCAGAGATCTCATCCACGTTCTCATCCACCACCACGCCCCGTATGGCACCCAGTAGCTCCCGGTGGTTTGTCTCCGTCACCCCCGCGACCACCGGAGTACACGCGGAGATCTCCACCTCCGCATCATACAGCCCACCCGTGCTCTCCGGCCCGGCGATGCGCGGCACCCTGGCGCACTTCACCTGCACCCAGGCCACCGTATCCGGCACCGGGACAACCGTGGCCGCCTCCAGGACCATCGTCCCGGCCAGCGCCGTATCCAGGAACACCTTCAGCCCCTTCTCAACTTCCGAGGTCGTCGCCATAGCAGATTAAAGCTGGATATCCATAAAAGGAGCCACCGCCGCAGACAGCAGCTCATACGGCACCGGCTCCAGCGCTTCCGGCAGCCCCAGGAGCATTCGGAATGCCTCCGCTTCCTTCTGCGCCCCCACCAGCGCCCGGTGCGGTTTCGGCTCCGGCTCCATCCCCAGCAGCTCATAGATCTCATCCGTGTAGTAGCCTTTCGCCGGCACCCTCCGACCACAGGCCAGCGCATACGCGACGGCCAGAGTATGCAGATCCAGGGTGCGATGCACAAACGGCAGCTCCAACCCGTGCCGCTTCGCCCCCTCCTGGAGGAACCACAGATCATGCCGCGGATTCTGTCCGCAGAGGATCACCGGACCCGCGCCCACCCATTCCACAAACTGCTCCAGCGCCTCCACTTCCGCCGCCACGGTAGGGTCCAGATGCCAGTCACAGCCATTCACCTCCATGGCCCGCGCCTCAATCACCGCATCAGCATGTGGCCGACACTTCATCACAAACTCACCCGCCCCCAACATCCACACCGCCCCGATCTCCACGATCCCACAGGCCCGGCCATCCAGCCCCGTGGTCTCCAGATCCGTCACCAGCAAACGCGGCTCATCGCTCATGCACCCCACCGGGTGTCAACGGTCCCCGGCCCGCTATAATCCTCGCCACCTCCGCCCTAAGCTCTTGCGATGTGGGCACCCGGCCCAACCGCGACACTAGGCGGTTATAAATTGTATCTGGATGGTGATTAATCACCGTAAATTGGATCTTCATATCCGGGATCAGTTATTAGCGTTCCGTTAGTGTCCGTTAGCGGTTCCCTTTTCCTCAATCCCCAAACCGCCCACACACCAGCTCCCACGCCACATTCACCGTGCGCAGCCCCGCAGTCCGGATCAGACGATACACCGTCCCATCCACCGTCACCAGGGACCGCACCGCCGGCGGATTGAGCAGCAGACTTTTCCGGATCGCCACATAGAGGATATTCTGCCACACCCAGTTCCCATCCTCATTCTGCACCTGCTGACGCGCCCCCTGCGTCACCGTGCACACGTAGGGGTTGCCACCAATCCACGCCGTCCCCGGGTATGTTTCCTCCCGTGCATCCTGGTGCCGATTCCGCGCCGCCGCCACCGCTTGAGCAATACCTTTGAGACTCATGCCCGGGCGCACCTGTCAAAGTCCAAAAACAAAAGACCCGTGAGCATGCCCTACACACTCACGGGTCCTTCCTTTTCATCACCGAACTTCTCAAGACAACATTCACACAATCACTTTCACTAACTCCCCTCCGCCCCTGTCAAACAAGACGCGCCGCCATGATCACTCATGACGGCGCGCTTTGGCTTTGCCTGGCAAGGGCAGCAACCCAGTCGGAACGTACTGGGAAATTAATCACCCCGTCTTAGGAGGCTCAGACGGAGCCGTTGAAGTAGGCGCAGGAGCAGGACCAAGCGAGGTGGGAGGAACAACAGGCGGCACCGGAGCACTCGCACCCGATTCACCCCCAGCACCCGGCGCAGATTGCACCAAGCGCTCAGCCAGGGCAGTCTCCAGGCGCACCTTCAGCTCTTCAGCAAGCTTCACGGCTGCATCACGCTCCGAGATCACGGCATCACGCTCAACCTCCGCCATCTCCAGCAGCTCACGAGCCTCCGCCAGTTCAGCCTGCGCCACCTTCAACTTCGCCGCAGGCCCGGCCGCTTTCTTCAGCTCCGGAGGAAGCTTCGCCGGCACCCCAGCCTTCATCTTGTGCACCTTCTGGCCCCCGCCACTGTCCCAGAGTGCGAAGTGAGGCAGCCCCGGCAGGATCTCCCCGCCACCCAGGCCAATGACGCTCTTATGGAGCCTCACCGCCTGATCATAGGGCATGGGACCCGCCAGGTCCACCCCCTCACGTCTGGATTCATTCAGGCACAGCAGCAGGGCCAGTTTCATAGGCAGTTGATCAATTCGCGTTCTTTCCTAACACCTAACTCTTAACTCCTAACCCACTCCCGCTTACGCCAGCGGACTGCGAATGATTTTGAGCTGCGCAGCATCGCCCACCTCGAAGGAATAATGCACCTCCATCGCCTGGACTTCCTCGTCCGTGTCATCGTAGGCAATCCTGCGGTACTGGATCGTCAGGCCGTTCTCATCACTCAGCTCCTGATAGTCCACCAGCTTCTTACGCACGCCATCAGTGGGCGGCACGGGGGAAAAGCCCACCAGGATCGCAGAGGGGAGCACCGCGATACCGCGCACGTCTTCATACTTGCGCACCGTGCCGGCGGAAGCATCCACCGTGACGTTGATCGCCGCACCGCCCGGAGTCGCCGCCACCTTGAAGGCGTTCGTCGTCGCATCGCGGACGAAGTAGGCCACCGTTGCAGCCGTCAGGCCTGTACCTCCCGTCAGAGTCGGAAAGATGACCCGGTCCCCATCAGCGAACCCATGCAGCGCCGCCGTCACGATGTCATCATCCGCCTCAATCGTGCAGGCGATGGCCGTCGTGTTGTTTGGCACCAGGCCCGCGGATACATGGGTATCGAACCCCAAGACGTCACCCACCCGCCCCGACCGGAACGAGGCTCCACCGTCGCCCCGCTTGCTGGCGTCAATGATCTGCCCCTGCTTCAGCAGGTTGGCACCGTAGCTGGTTCCAAGAATGAGGCTCCTCCCCATCTCCGGCCAATGATCATCAGCGCAGAGCTGCATCATGTCCGCCACTTCGCTTTCATCGAAGTTACCCGCCGTTACAGGCGTGATGGTCGTCCCGGGATAGTTCGCAGCACCCACCACGCCGAAGATGTGGGCCAGCACATCATAGGCCAGCGCCTCCCCCTTCAGACGACCGTGCATCTCAGGATTGAAGGCAGGCTGACGCGCACGCTCAGCCCCCGTGAAGCTTAGCGCCTGCACCTTGTTGTACCAGGTCGTCATCTCACGGGAATCGGTGACGGTATTGGTCACCAACGCCTTGTAGGAACCATTCGCGGCACGGCTCTGGCTGGTCCCGGTCGCCGTGAGCGGATAGAACGGGATCGCCATCTTGTCATTGCCCTTCAGGTGCACATTGCGAAACACCGTGGAGAAGGACAGAAGCGGCAGAAGCGTACGCTTGAGCGCACGCATGGAGCTGTCTAGCACCTCAGAGAGTTGCAGGGCGGAATCAATCGTATTGGACATATGCGGGGACGTTCAAGTTTGGCTTCTGCCAGTTGGGAAGTTCTAGGTGTCAATCACCCTCAGTTGCCGCCGTGCACCTTGCGGTACTCCACCAGCAGCTTCTGGCGCTCCTGCGCAGTCGGGAGTTTCTCCATTGCCTTCTCCAGATCCTCACGGTTCGAGGGCACATCCCCACTCTTCGCCAGGTCATCACCCGACTGCGCCGCCGGCAGTTGAGCGGCAGGGAAACCCAGGGCACGCATCTGCTCCTTCGTCTTCTGGTCCACCGTCTTCGCCTCACCCTTCAGCTTCGTGGCCTCCGCTTCAATCTTGCCCAGGGCGGCCTCCGCTTCCTTCGCATCCGCCTCCAGCGCTACAATCCTGGCATTCGCCTGATCCAGCTGGCCCTGGAGCGTGGTAGCCAGCGCTTCCTTTGCCGCCACCTGGCCCTCCAGATCGGCAATCTTGGCATTCAGATCCGCCACCGCCTGATCCCCTTTCGTGACCATCGCCGCCGCCGCCGTGAACCGCTGGCCAATCGTCATCTTCTTCTCCGGCTCCTTCGCCTGGCCACCACCGGCACCACCTTCGCCACCCTGCCCCGGATCTTCCGCCTGCTCCAACAGCACCGGACGAATCCACAGCCCCAAGGACGCCGCAGCGATCCCCGCGCCCACATCATGAGCAGCCAGACCGGGACCAAACCCAAGGAACTCAGGCCCCGGCACCAACCCCGCAGCCATCGCCAAGGGAACCAACATCAGCGCCAGAATCACCAGCGCCACCACACGAATCAAAGCAGAGGATCTCATACCCCCGCCGCCACCTGTCAAAACCACCAACTCCCACCGCTCCGCACCCAGTGCGTCAGTAGGCAGTGGTCAGTGCGTCAGATTGTTTCCTGCACCGTCTCGCCAGTTCCACCAACCACGCCGCAAACGCCGGCGGAGTCGCCTCCCTCTCCCATCCTGGCACCCGAGGTCTCCAGCCACTCTGACCCTTCCGGAGACTCTGCGTGATCACATGCGTAGGCACACCCTCACGCTTTGGCACCGGAGGATAACCGTTGATCGGACAGCCCACTATGTACAGCCTGGTCATCTTCTCACATCGATGCCCCCACCAAAACTGCGCCACCTCCATGCTCCACCCCCCCCATTCATCCATTTCCCAGGTGAATGGTGCTGGTAGATTCAGGTGAGGCCAGAGGCGAGACGCCTTTGGGTGCTCCAGAACACCTCCCCATTTTCGGATCTGTTCCACGGACCACACTGCGAGCTGCTTTTCATCCAGTCTCGCCCGCGTTGCAAGTTTCGCCAGCTGACCCCACAGGCGGCACGGAGGATGCGCCACTATCGGACAGCCACCCTTCCACTTTCGCGCATCCCGATCAATATCCCATGCATCCACACCATGCATGGTTTTATAGATGCTATCCGCACGGCAAAATAGCGCCGCCACGTCAGAGGCCATATCAGTGTTCCGTTAGCGCCAATAAGTGGTTTCCTAGAGCAACTCAATAAACTCCTCCCAGCTCCCCACGAGCCCATCCGCCAGCTTCAGCTTCACCGCTTCCTCGCCGCTAAAGGTCTGCCCCTGCATGGTGCTATCCGCCACCTTTGGCCGCGCCGCAGACACCCCATCTTTGAACCACCCGTTAATCTCCTCCACCTTCCCCTGGAGCAGCTTCCGGTCCGCCTCCGTCAGCGGTTTCCCCGGCAATCCCATCCCCTTGTGGGTGCCCGCTCCAAAGTACTCCAAACGAAGCCCCTCCATGGCCATCTTCATGGATGGATCTAGCCAGGCCAGGTACGTGCCAATGCTCCCCACGGTGCTGGACGGCGTCACATAGATTTCATCCGCCTGGCTCCCGATCCAATAGGCAGCGCTGGCAATCCGCTCATCGCTGAAGGTGTACACTGTCTTTCCACGAACCTGCGTCGCCTCCCGCACGGCCGCCGCGATTTCACGGATGCCCGTCACCTGCCCGCCCGGGCTCGCCACGTCCAGGACAATAGTCTTGATCTCCTTCGCCTTCATGGCCTGCTGAATGGCCGTCATCGCCCCGTTGATGTCAGACAATCCCTGGCAGGCCTCTTCCATGAACCCTGCATTCTTCGCAAGAATGCCGTAGATCGGCACCACCGCCACATCCTCCCGGCCCTCCAGCGTGTAGTAAAATCGCTCATCCGTCACCACCGGCGTCCAGCCCTGGTAGGAAATTTTCGGCGCGGCCTTCGTTGCCCGCCTCCCCGTAAAGGCACTCTTGTGCGACTTGCCCCCAGGCGCGGCCGCAGCTTCCACCCCCTGCATATCCTTCCCA contains these protein-coding regions:
- a CDS encoding 3'-5' exonuclease codes for the protein MSDEPRLLVTDLETTGLDGRACGIVEIGAVWMLGAGEFVMKCRPHADAVIEARAMEVNGCDWHLDPTVAAEVEALEQFVEWVGAGPVILCGQNPRHDLWFLQEGAKRHGLELPFVHRTLDLHTLAVAYALACGRRVPAKGYYTDEIYELLGMEPEPKPHRALVGAQKEAEAFRMLLGLPEALEPVPYELLSAAVAPFMDIQL
- a CDS encoding S49 family peptidase — its product is MNYPLLFQAVYFEPLCVEVSVFHSVHAVLWPRIVNGKDMQGVEAAAAPGGKSHKSAFTGRRATKAAPKISYQGWTPVVTDERFYYTLEGREDVAVVPIYGILAKNAGFMEEACQGLSDINGAMTAIQQAMKAKEIKTIVLDVASPGGQVTGIREIAAAVREATQVRGKTVYTFSDERIASAAYWIGSQADEIYVTPSSTVGSIGTYLAWLDPSMKMAMEGLRLEYFGAGTHKGMGLPGKPLTEADRKLLQGKVEEINGWFKDGVSAARPKVADSTMQGQTFSGEEAVKLKLADGLVGSWEEFIELL